TCTTTTTGAATATTACTCCATCTTCTTCAGAAATTTATAGTAATCACCATCGGTTGTCATGATGATCGTGTTCGTGCTATCAATGGTTCTTTCATATGTTTCAAGCGTTTTCAGGAACTCATAGAACTCTGGATCTTTGTTGTAAGCATTTGCATAGATCTTTATCGCAGAAGCATCTGCCTTACCTTTGATCTCCTGGGCTTTCTGATATGCTGTTGATTGGATCAAGTCGAGTTCCCGCTGCATTTTACCCAAAATTTCAGAGGAATTTCCACTACCTTCCGACAAATACTTGGCAGCGATCTTATTGCGTTCGGAGATCATGCGTTCGAATACTTTTGACTGAACTTCGTCATTGTAATTCAATCGCTTTACCCGTACATCGATAAGGTTGATACCGTATTCAGCCACCTTTTCTTTTGAAAGAGCAAAGATTGAATCAGCAATGGTTCTTCGTCCGTTGATGATATTCTCATCCAGCACATCATCTAACTGGCTGTCCGAATACTCTGCTGTAAAGATCATTTCTCTGTTCGAACTTCGAACGATCTCCAATAATTTATTCGAACTTATCACATCCCGTGTTATACCACTAATGATGTCATCCAATCTGCTGTGAGCATTGCTTTCATATCTTGTGGTTTCGTAGAATTTTAGAGGATCGACGATCTGCCATCTTGAGAAGGTGTCGAGCCAGATATAGCGTTTATCCGAGGTTGGTATCTGCTTTGCATCACCGTCCCATTCCAGAATGCGTTTATCAAAATAATGTACTTTTTGCAGGAAGGGAACCTTTATATGGAGCCCAGCTTCTTTAATTGCTCCTCCGACCGGTTTTCCGAATTGTGTGATGATAACTTGCTCACGCTCATCGACAACATAAAAGGAATTGAAGA
This portion of the Candidatus Cloacimonadota bacterium genome encodes:
- the hflC gene encoding protease modulator HflC; amino-acid sequence: MKKSYIFIIIIVILALIALFNSFYVVDEREQVIITQFGKPVGGAIKEAGLHIKVPFLQKVHYFDKRILEWDGDAKQIPTSDKRYIWLDTFSRWQIVDPLKFYETTRYESNAHSRLDDIISGITRDVISSNKLLEIVRSSNREMIFTAEYSDSQLDDVLDENIINGRRTIADSIFALSKEKVAEYGINLIDVRVKRLNYNDEVQSKVFERMISERNKIAAKYLSEGSGNSSEILGKMQRELDLIQSTAYQKAQEIKGKADASAIKIYANAYNKDPEFYEFLKTLETYERTIDSTNTIIMTTDGDYYKFLKKME